The genomic interval CGCCCCCTGCATCCGTCACACGCTTTGCCTCCAACCGATCCCATTGCGTGCAGCCGGTTCATGATGTAGCGATTATCAGGAAAGGAATGCTGCACGACGAGGTGGATGATTGCCCATCAAGGAAGCAGGTCGACGCCGAATGTCGACGACGATGCGACCGGCAACAGAGGCGCGAAACGTTTTCGGTTGGCGGTTCGAACATTGGTAAAGGGGTACCACACCACACCCAACATCGCGTCAACCGTTCCCGTGTCGCCCGGCAGTGTCAGGTTTGTCTCGCCGTAGATTGCCAAGTGATCATTCAGCGGCGCCAACAAGTCTGCTCCAAAGACAAACGACTCATCGCGTGGTCGCGCAGGCCCCGTAACGGCATTGGACTCTCCGTGTTCACCGGCGATGCCCAGCCAGTACGTGCACTGAACACCGGTGGGAAAGTAATGACGCAGAAAGACACTGCCTTGATTGATCGAACGCAGCGTGACCGAGCTGCCTAGGAAATCAGCCGTATCGTCAAACGCACGCAAGCGGCCTGTGAATCCCAGCCATGTCTGCGAGCTGAGTTCTTTGACAACACGGAATCGAAACTGTCCCAGCGAGCTGCTGTCAAAACCGTCTTGATACAAGTAGTCGAGAACCGCACCCCAACGCCAATCTCCTGCCGATTGAAACAATCCAATTGTGGTGAAGCTTTGCGTACGCTGGGTGTCTTCGCCCAACAACTCGAATACTTGAACTGCATTGTCAGACAACACCACCGCAGATCCGATTTGAAATCCGACCCCGTAGTCAGCCAGCAGCGGCGCCGCGTAGGAAACATGCATCCGTGTGCCTAGATTTGCGTTGACGCCAAAATCTTGGGGCTGCTTGGCTCCGTCGATCGCACCGTAGAAAGAAAGCTGTTCCCACAGCGACGAATTGGCTGAACTCGCTGGAAGTCCAAAACGATCCGATTCACACTCTCCACAGGCAACCTCCTCGCACGAGGAACCGAACTCATGTGAGGCAATCTGAGCCGATGCGGTGCCGAATCCACCGAACATCGACACGGCAATAGCGACGTAAAAAGTCAATCGACTCATGGGTTTTGCTAGCTCAAGCAGCGGCAAGATGTGAAACGAGCGTGTCGGAACACCCGATGACCAGATCTTGAATCGAAAAATATCAGTGCGTTACGCCAGTCAAACTGTCACCAAACATCCACCATTCCCTGTCACCAGCAGATTCGTTCATCAACAAACGCGTCCTCTGACAAACCTACTGTTTCTCGGAATGAAAAAGCGGGAAGTTTTCGTTGGCTGTTCGTTGAGCATCCATCAGCGAAGTCAACTCTTTCACACGCTCGGGCATCGACTCCGCCAAGTCCGTGGTCTCGTAGGGATCCTCCACAAGGTTGTATAGTTCCACCGGTTTGGGTTTCGTGGTGCTCACCTTCAACTGGACGACTTTCCAATCGCCTTTTCGCATCGCACGCTTGCCACCTTGTTCGGAGAACTCCCAGTACATCACGTCGTGCTGCTTCTGATTGACGGGATGTCCTTTCAGCGTAGGCAGGAAACTGATCCCGTCGATATTCATTGGCGGCGCGACGTCGACGAGATCGGCAAGGGTCGGCAACAGGTCTTGAAAACCTGAGACGTGATCGGTCGTGCTGCCCGCCTCGATCATGCCCGGCCATCGCGCGATCATCGGTGTGATGATGCCACCCTCGTACAGATCACGTTTGATGCCACGGTAGGGACCATTGCTGTCGAAGAACTCAGGATCGGCACCGCCGGCTGATGTGGCACCGTTGTCACTGGCGAACATCACCAACGTGTTGTCATCGACACCGAGCTGACCCAGCAATTGCATGATGCGGCCGATGTCACGATCCATCCGTGTGATCATCCCCGCAAAAGTTGCATGAGGATTGGGCTCATGCCGATAGTGCTGTCCGCCGGGCGTGCCGTAGGGAGTCTCCGGTCCCAACCGACCGAGATAATTTGCACGGCTATCCTCGGGGACATCCAAATCGACGTGGGGAATGGTATAGGGCAAGTACAGAAAAAATGGCTGGCGATGATTCACCGTAATGAACGACAACGCGTCTTCGGTGAACAGGTCATGACTGTAGTGCTTTCGCTGCGTCGAGTTCTCAATGAACTTTTGTTGACGTCCGTCACGCCACAGAAAATCGGGGTAGTAGTGATGTGCGTTGGTCTGACTCAAATAGCCAAAAAAGTGATCGAAGCCTTGTCGCCACGGCGCTCCCGTGGAATCTTCCATCCCCAGGCCCCATTTGCCGATGCACCCGGTCACGTATCCGGCGCTCTTCATCAACTCGGCCACCGTAAAGTCTTCTTTCAACAGACCTGGGTTCTTCGCATTTCCTCGCACGCGAGTGTGACCGGTGTGCTGGCCGGTCATCAGCACGCTGCGTGACGGAGCACAAACGGTGCTGCCCGAATAATGCTGAGTGAAGCGCATTCCCTCTAACGCCAGCCGATCGACGTTCGGCGTGCTGATGATGTTGCCGCCGTAGCATCCAAAGTCGCCGATTCCGGCATCATCGGCCAGAATGTAAATCACATTGGGCGGCTGAATATTGGTCGCCTGGATGTTTGGCGTCTGGACATTGGGCGGTTGGGCGGCCTGAGCCGCGTAGGCGATACCGACGAGGAACGCGAACAACAAAGTGCGGCAGGAACGAAACACGATACAGCCTTTCTCTACGAATCGACACGGTCGGCAAGACAATGGTTCAGCGTTCGCAGAACCCCAGATCAATCAACGTTAACAGATTTCACGTCAAAAAAATCGGATTTGATTTCCATTTTGCAAAGCGAGGCTGCTTTTACGCATTGACCGATCGCGATTACCATACAATGTCCCACCGTTTGCCCGATCCCTCCTATTTTTGCCGTCACGCCATGATGCTCCGTCGCCCCACCCCGTTGTCTCTCGTGCTGCTGACTCTTGTGCTGCTCTGCGTTCCGCGGCTTGCTTCGGCAGAGATCGATTGGCCGCAATTCCGAGGACCCGATGGCAATGGAATTGTGACCGGTCAATCAGTACCGGTGAGCTTTGGCGAAAAAGAAAACGTAACGTGGAAAACTTCCCTACCCGGAAAAGCTTGGTCATCTCCCGTGGTCGCAGACGACGTGATTTGGACGACGACGGCAATCGAAGTCTTCCCGACGGACGAGGAACGCGAAAAGATGCTCTCTGAAGCCGGCGTGGAGCAAAAGAAGTTCAAACAATTGGCGATCGCAAAATCCGTTGAGCTGAAACTGATCGCATTGAATTTCAAGACTGGCAGCATCCTTTCCAGCACGGATCTAACCACCGTCGAAAAACCGGACCCGATCCACTCTCTGAACAGTTACGCATCTCCCACACCCGTGATCGATGGAAGTGAGATCTATTGTCACTTCGGCAACTACGGAACCTTTTGCGTCGATCGGCAGACTCGTGAGATCAAGTGGCAACGTCGCTTGCCGATCGAGCATGCCGTCGGCCCCGGCAGTTCGCCGTTCATTCATGGCGACTTGTTGATTCTGATCCAAGATGGTGTCCAGCGACAATACGTGACGGCACTCAACAAAACCACCAGCGAAACCGTATGGGAAACTCAACGTCCTGAGATGGATGCTCCATCGGGCGACCAAAAGAAATCGTACTGCACACCGATTGCAATCACCGACAATTCGGGACGCGAACAGTTGATCTGCATGGGATCGCAATGGATGGTGTCCTACGATCCGGCGACCGGCAAAGAGATCTGGAAAGTGCGTCATGGGACAGGATTCTCCGTCGTCCCTCGACCGGTCTACGGAGATGGCGTGGTCTACTTCTCCACGGGTTTCGGTAAGCCTCAGCTTTGGGCCGTGAAAGTCGACGGCAGCGGCGATGTCACCGATACCCATGTCCTCTGGACGGTGACCAAGAGCATCCCGGCAAAACCTTCACCGATCTTGCACGAGGGATTGGTCTATGTTGTCGATGACAATGGTGTGGCAAGTTGTTTGGATGCATCGACGGGGGATGAAGTTTGGAAAAAGCGTGTCGGCGGTAATTTTTCCGCGTCACCCATTCTCGTCGACCAAAATATCTACTTCGGATCCCAAGATGGCAATGTGACGGTGATCAAGGCCGGTCGTGAGGGCGAAGTCGTCGCTGAAAATCATCTGGATGGCCAAATCATGGCTTCACCTGCGATCGTCAACGACGCCATGATCTGGCGTACCGCAGAGTCGGTCTACCGTATCGAATGAGTTTCGTCGACATTCACAATCAGTCATGACGCGACGTTACTACGTTCCCGACTTGCCACCCATCGGCGGCCCCATCGCGTTGCCGGATGAGGAAGCTCAACATGCGTCACGCGTGATGCGTGCCCAAACCGGTGACCAAGTCGTCTTGTTCGACGGAATCGGAAACGAATCCTCCGCAACGATTCAGTCAATCGATCGTCGGTCTTGCATATGCCATGCCAGCCCACGCGAATTGGTCGATCGCGAACCCGGCTTGCGTTTGCATCTCGGCATCGCTCTGCCCAAACCGGATCGTGCCAAAGAGATGGTGGAACGGTTGACGGAACTGGGCGTTGCACAAGTGACGCCGCTGCTCTGTAGTCGCTCTCAGCGCCCACCCTCGGGCGGCTTGCTCGACAAACTAAGACGTGTCGTGATCGAGGCCTGCAAACAATCGGGTCGAAATCAGTTGATGCGGATCGAGTCCCCGGTCGCGGTGGCCGATTTTTTCGCAATGGATACCGAAACACCACGCTGGATCGCACATCCTGGAGGCCAAGAGATGGACGGATCTCTTTCGCGATTGACCGGCGGCCAACTGCTGGCCGCCATCGGTCCCGAAGGTGGTTTTGACGACGAAGAAATGAACGTGGCGTTATCGAGGGGCTGGATCGCGATCGATTTGGGAAAACGGATCTACCGAATCGAAACCGCAGCAACCGTGATCGCGGCTCACGCAAGTCATTTGCCGATGCGATAGCCGTTTCGTCAATCGCTGTAAAACACCGCCAACCAGACAGTGGGCTCGGTCGGCGACGTCCACTCGACACGGTGTTTTTGATGCGCCGGAATATGAACGTGGTCGCCGGGCAGCAATTCGATCGATGTGCCGCGGCCGGCAATTGCAAGTCTCGCGGCACCTCGCAACAGCACAACCCATTCCTGCTCCGATTGGTCGTACCAAAAGTCCACCGGACTGCAATGTCCGGTGGACACGATGCGTTCGATGCGGACATTCTGATTCTGCAGCAAAACCTCCGTCAATTCAGCGGGCAACTGGGATGGTACGTGCTCGAACAGATTCATGCTGTGTTGTGCTCCAAGGCGAATTGCGGATAAATCTGTACCTGTCGTAGTGGACGAGGTTACGAGTCCCTGAAGCGAGGTTACGCGCCGAGGACTCGTTAATTCGTCCACTACCGGAGGATTCTAATCTGGCTCTCGCCTGTCGTGGATTGCGACGGTTTTACTGTGCACAGGGAATTCTGGCGAATCCCACGACGGAGTGACCTGCTCATTGTCGACTCGCTATTCTACCATCGGAAGCAAAATGGCGACCGTCAGGACTACCGTTCACTTGTGTTAGGAAACGCAACTCGTGATTCAGTTCATCAAGAATCTGAAAGAAAAGTGGAATAACTGGTGCGGCGATCGAGACATGGAGCTTGTGATCCGCCAGCAGATTACCGCGCGAGGATTCTATGGCAAAACGGCTCAACTGAGACAGGTTCGTTTGGTCGCGGTTCAACGACCGGGATGGATTCAAGTGTTTCGGTTCGAAGCGACCGCGAGGGTGGCAACCGACGACAACGACGGCCCGGATACGACGCCCGAGTACCGCGAATTGCTCGGATTGGTCCGTGAGGACATGCGTCAGGATTCATCGATCGTCGAGCTATTTGAGAACGAAGACGATCGACGGGAACAATTCGCCAACTGGAGCGACGGCCTGATCTGCCTCCGCGGCGCCCATGGTCTGTCACGGATCTGAGTCGACCGATTGTCGATCGGCTTTCGGGACGCGAAACGAATTGGTAACAATTTTCGGATGCGATTCCCTATGCCCTGACAGGGCTTGATAATACAGCCCAGGGCAAAGCAAAACGACGCCCGGGGTTGTACTGTACTGGACGAAAATCGCCGAAACATCAAACCAACAGCAAAGGCTGAATAGCAAAATGTTAGCACAGGTTGTCCCCTGCAATCGGACCGGAATCACTCGCTGTCGTTCGCTTTCTCAGCGTACTCCACTTCGATGAGCAACGTGTTCGGTTTCGGTTCCACCGTTTTGACGATGCCAGACGTTCGGTAGCTTCGATGTTTGGGATGCAGGAGCGTCTCGGGGATCATTCCTGGACGCTCCGCACCGTTGCCGATTTCGTAGTCAGAAATCACAACGACCTTGTGTTGCCCTGTCACGGCACCATCGTCGACCTCATAAGTCCCCAGCACAAAGGTGCCATCTGGACCAATCGCCCCGCGCGCGACGATCGGCGGATCGAGGGCTTGGGACTCAAACTCAATGTTTCCCCCACGCAGCACTTTGCCGTCAGGAAACTGCACCACGCCCTGGACCGGGTAGGTCGCCGGACGCGAGGAACCGCATCCGATCGTTGCGATCAACGCGACTGATATCGCAAAGCTGTGCAATGAATTGAATTTCATAGGCAGAGTTTCTCCCAAGACAGACGTTTGTCCCATGGATTGCCATTCCCTAAGGATTCACTCCGATGTGCTCAAGAAATTCGTACGTCAAACCGCCGGTCGCCAGTTTGTGTTTGTGTTGATACCGCTCAACAGCGTGCTGCATGGGTCGGTTCCAAGTAGCTTTGTCGGTCTTCGGATCAAACCCTTTGTCCTTGAGCGCCTTTTGAATCCGCTTGAGGATTTCCGGCGTGATGTTGGTGTTGCATAGCACCCGTTGCCAGACGAGGGTTTCCGGATGTAGCAGCACCTGACGCTTGACGGTTTCATACTCCGCAGGCACGTCGACTCGTTTTTCACTGGCGGACGAAACAAGTTCTCGAACCTTGATCGTCTTGTACTCGGCCGGCTCCTTGATCTCCTTGACTTGAGCTGGACTCACCAACACGGTGGTTTCAACAACCTGCTCTTGAGCGTTGATCTCTTTGCGTTCCACCTTCGCCTTTTCTGCGATCACTTGCTCGGTGTACTCGTGGAACTCAGCAGGCTCTCGGACCAAGCACAGAATGTCGGTGGTGGGTTGGCCGTCGTGGGTCAGGTCCTCCTTGCTGATCAACCCTGAACCTCGTTTCCATTCGACGCGTTCAGGCTTCGTTTCAATCTTGGACTTCTTGTTTTCAAACTTCGTCTCTACGGCAATCAGTTCTTCGTGTTCAGGCGACAGCACCACCGTGACTTTCTTCGTTTCATATTTTGCCGGAACGACTTGGTAACGAACGGTTTCCGGCCTCACCAGCACCTTTTTCTCTACATCCTTGAACTTGGCTGGCGTGATCTCGTAACGAACCGAAGCGGCTTTGACGAGCACCTTTTGTTCGACCGTCTTGTACTTCGCCGCCTGCCGAACACGGATGTAGCACTCACCAGCCTTTGGATTGGGTGGCAACTGCGCCAATTCGTTGGTTAACAATTCAATCTGAGCCTTCACCGGCAACGCTTCGTTCTCGCCCTCTTTCGGGTCTCCACTATTCTTTGGTTTCTTGTCTCCTTGATTGCCAGAGACGTCCCCTGCCGTCTGCTGATCACATTCCTTGCAATCCTCCGTCTTTTGCTTGCCATCCGCGTGCGTCTTAGCCGAGAGCAAGCCAATGCTAAGAAGTGCAGCCAGAATCGCTAGGTGGAATGATCGGATTCGCATGGTGAGTCCCTAGTAGAAAACAATGACGCGACAAAACCTCATTAGCCTATCGGAATCCCCACGCTGAAACCAGTGTCAGCTCATCGCGACCGTTCATCGTTTCGAAATTGGCACACGTTTGCCGTTCAGCCGGGGCGTTCTTGGGAGACATTGGTTCGGATTAGATGGGAAATGATGGCAAGGTATCTTCGACGGCAAGCAATTCGTGGCCCGCAACGGTCACGTGCTCGATCAACCCGTGCTAATATTCCAGCTATTGTTAACCGGAATGCACCCCAGACGCCACGAACCGATAGCTGTAGATGAAGCGACGAAAGGATCCTTACGCGGCCTTGCATCGAGAGGTCATGCCGTTCGGTACATACGCGGGCAAGCGGTTTTCACAGATTCCGGTGGACTACTGCAAAAACACGTTACGAAAATCAGTCCAACTCAATCCTCTTGTACGCGATCTGCTGCTGCTGAGAATCGAATACGAAAAGAACTGGCTCCAGGAGCTGAAGAAAGACGTGGAGTACTACGAGAACTTAGCGGCGGAGTATGAAGCGGAAGCAGAAAAATACAAGGCGGAACTGCAGGAGATTCATCAGCAGCGAAGCGACAACCTGGCCGGTGTGATCGATCCGTTTCTCCGAATACTACGTCGTCGTTTTGCCGCGCGGTATCATCCCGATATGCATGACGGCAGCGCCGAGATGATGGCAATGGTCAATCGCATATTCAACGAGCTGGCCGAAGAAATCAAATCCGATCATTGATGCAGCGTCCCTAGGTCGCCACGCAATTGCTCCGCGAGACTCTTGAGCGACTCGTCGCCGTGGATCTGAGCCAGCAACCAGGGAAACGTTTGCCGTTGCTTCCGCAGCTCGGCTTCGATGGAGTCTCGCATCCGACGGTACGCAGCTTTTTCTGCATATGTCGTGTACATCGAGAACACGATGATGAAGAAAATCGTAATCAGCAGATACACGCCCCAGCTCTGCAGATTTGCCACCGGAATCCCCAACGGTGCAGCCACCCAAGCTTTATGAATTCCAACACAGATCAACACGTTGGCAAACAACAAGATCCAAATGCTCAAGGTGCCCGCGTTGCTGATTTGCTCGTTGGCAACCAACATCTGACCGTACAGCTCAGGGAACTCATCTCTGAGCGGAACGAATTCATGTTCGGCATCTGAGCCGACGTCGTCGTAGCCCCGCAGCGATTGATTGGCGGGCAGGAGCGAGTCGTGATCGGACCGGTCGGGATCGTTCAATGGAATCCTCATTGGCGACGAGAGAGGGATGTATTACTGAATACCATGATCACCTGACGATGTCCAATCCCGCAAGACGCACAGCCCAGCGAACATTCCCCGACGCACCCGTAATGGGATTCGCCAGAATTTCCTCCCCTGCAGAATCCCCTGCCGCTAGCCGTTCACCAGTCTACGGAGCGACCTCGGCCGGTTTGGATTTCAGACCGGCGGTATTTTCGGCGAAAACGCGATAGCGATGAGATTGCGGATCATCGCCGTCAGGAATAGCAAAACGCATTTGTGTCAGCGGCTGGACAGGAGTGTCGCTGTACTGCAGATTTTGAAACAGCGGTCGTCCAAACGGGTTTTGACTCTTCTCCGGAACGTTGGCCAAGAACTCGCCGTCACGCTCAATGATGAACCGGGCCAATCCGCTTTCCAAATCCGCGTCTGCCGCCCAAGTCAACTCGCCGTCCACCACGCGTACCTCTTTCGGTGCTGACGGCGGCGTATCATCCGTGATGTTGGTGTCGTTCACGTACTGCATCCATGCTTTCGCAATCCTTTCGCCCGGCAACCAACCAGCGGACAACGGTTCGCCGTCGAAATCTTTTGCGGCTGTCGCTGTCTTGCCATCGATGACGGCCAACCAAGAATCCTCCAACGACATTTCTCGCAGCGCGTGCCCGTTGGTTTCCGGCAATCGAGCTTGCAAACAGGCGTCGAGCCAGAGTATCGCCAAGTAACGTTGGTTGCCGCACTCGTGAGCAGTCAATGGATCAACGGCAACACCCACCAATCCGCCTTTGCCTCGCACTTCGGCAAAGAAAGTTTGGTTGGCGGGCCACACACCAGCAAACCGACCATCCTTGACCGTGACACCTTCCTTGGTCCCCGGGTTGCACATGATGGGTACCTTCAACGCCGCCTCCGGCAATTCATGCGGCTGGATCGATTTTCGATCTGGATTGGCTTCAAACAACGGAACGCCCGATCGCAACCAAGCCGCCGCGACGCGATTGGGATGCAGCATCACCATTCCGCCGGCCCAGTGCCCTCCCCCGCTATGTCCCCACAAAGCCCAAGGAACCGACGACAACTCCGGATGCCCGGACTGCTGACCCAAATCGGTCAACGCTTGGCGAAAGGAAGCGTCAGAGCCGTTGCGTGGGTCGCACCACATTTGGCAATCGGCGGACTGCGGCTGTTCGTACGACGGACCGACAAGGGCACAATCGTGTTTCTGCGCAAGAGCTTGCCAATGCAAGTCAAAAGCGCCGGTCAAACCCGACTTACAGGATCCTTCGCCGCAACCATGCTGATGAACGATCACACCCCTCAGCGTCTCGCACTGCGGGGGAATCCAAACGGTGTAGTTGACAGGAAAGATCAATTCGCCTGGTTTGCCAGATGCCTCGTAACGCACTCGATAGTACGGCGGTTTCGCTTCCGGATAAACGTCGTACGGAGGCTGTTGCGCGGCGACGAGCGTGCATGATGCCAAGGCAAGTAGTAAGAAGAGAAGCAGGGAATTCTGGCGAATCCCATTACCTGGTCCGCAACTTGCTCTCTTGTTGTTGCCCAGTACAGGTGTACTCATGGTTGCTGTTTCCATATCGAATCCAATAGGTGCACTTTGGTATCGGAGACAGATGCGGTGGCATCGCCTGCAAAAACCTCGATGCTCGGTTGCTGACTTGTGGGGAATATTCTATCGCTGATGACCGCCTCGCCATCGTTAATGAACACTTCAATGCATGAGCGGTCCACGAGCACATGCAAGCGTACTTGGCCATCGACGACACGCGTCGGCGCGTCATGACGTCCGGCAAATGCTGGATGAAAGCTGACGTTTCCGCTGTGTCGTCGGTCAACGTACACCGACTGAGTCTCGCTGTCATAGCCGACTTCGGCGTACTCATCACTGCCTGTACGAATCCTGAATCCGCAGGATCGAGCCGTACCCACCACAAGTGTGGACTCTAGCTCAAAACACATCGTGGGCACCTCGTTGACTTGGGTGACCGTCTTGGGAGGCCAGGCGGCGCCGGTCGTTGGCAAGGTGATGGATTTCATCCTCAGCTTCGTCAACTCGTCGACAGGACGTTGCACCAGTACGTATCGCTGCGGCGAGCTTTCATTGGAACCCTGCAGCGACCGAAGAGACAGAACACGGGGAACCGACATGCAACTACGCCACGGAAACGTGGGAATGAGACACGTCTCCCAGTTGTTGAACCAGCCAATCCAAATGCGACGCCCGTCCTGGTCAGGGATATCCGACCAACTCACCGGCGCATAGAAATCACGTCCGTAGTCCACCCATTGGGCATCTTGAATGGGATGGAAGGAGACACCGTCGAAATGACCGACGAAGTATTCACCGCCGCTGCCACCGGCGACGCTACCGCTGCCCATGTCCGCTTCCAACACCCACAGTTTCTTGCCGTCAGTGCCTTCCACCGGCAGCTCGAAAAGATCAGGGCACTCCCAATTCGGTTTGCTTGGGAAACCAGCCGGTCCAAAACGACTGAGTTCCTGCCAGTGTTTGAGATCCGATGACGCGTAAAAGATCAATACCTTTTGATTCGCCAATGAAACGACCATGATCCAACGTTTCGTGGGTTCGTGCCAGAAAACTTTGGGGTCGCGAAAATCACTTTCGTTGAGATCGAGCACGGGATTGCCCTCGTACTTGGTCCAAGTCCGACCGTTGTCATTGCTGAAAGCGATCTCTTGAACTTGCTTGCCGTGTCCATGTCCCGTGTAGATCGCGACCATGGGCGGCTTATCGCCGATGCCGAGTCCCGACGTGTTCTTGTGATCAACGACGCAGCAACCGCTGAACGCCATGATGCCATCGGACTCTGGAATCGCCAGCGGCAAGTGTTGCCAGTGGACGAGATCGCGACTGACGGCGTGTCCCCAGCTCATGTGCCCCCAAGAATTGCCCGCAGGGTTGTACTGAAAGAACAGATGGTACTCACCATCATGAAACACCAGTCCGTTGGGATCGTTCATCCAATTGATCTCGGGACTGAAGTGAAACTGTGGCCTGAGCGGCTCGTTCAAGTATTCGTTCGACTTGCGATACTCCGCCAGTCGATATTCCAAATCGAATCGCTCCGGTGGCGAGTCGGTTTGAATGATTTGGTCCACATTGATGTGGCCCCAACCACCGGTCGCACGGTCAAAGATCCTCAGCCGTACGTTCTGACCTGCGAACTCACTGACATCCCAGGATGTCCACTCCAATTGTTCTGATTCCGGTCCGGTCACTGAGCGAACGGATTGCCCGTCGATCAGCAACTCCATCCCGACCTGATCTTTGTGTCGCCCGCCACCGATCAGAAATGCAAGGTGGGATCGCTCCAGTCGAAACTCAATACTGGTCGCCGTGCCGACGGTCGAGTCGCCTTCATAGAAAGTGTTGATAAGCCGGGAGCCGCGAAAACCGGAGACACTCATCTGACCGGGCAACGCCCCCGATGCAGGCTCGTCCCCAAACGCTTCGCCAGTGATCGTCCACTTGGCGTAGGTGCCCGATTCAAAGTCATCGAACAGAATGTCCTCTTGGGCATCACATCGATTCGACAACGCTGAGCATGCAAGAACAGCGATCGTGGCAAACAGCAGTAGAGTTGATTTCATGATTGGGTTCATGTGGTTGAAAAGCGAGAACCCGACAGTCTAACTGACGAGGAGCACGCATGTAGCCAGCAGAGCTTTCTCGTTTGACGCCAACACGGTTCGGTTCGTCAAGGCTCCCAATCAGTCGGAGGGTGTTGGCCTGGGCTGTACAAGACTCGGTTTGCCACGATGTTTCGGCTTCATTTCTTGTCCACCGTCACCTCCCCCCAAGGAACTTGGGGGAGGTCGAGCGGAGCCGTTGAGGCGATCGCGAGGGAGGGGGCCTGTCTGCGCAAGCAAGCGTTTCGAATCGGCAATACGTTTGGCGGGGCACGCTTTCGATTTGGAAAATCGAGCGACGATTGTCGTTCGACTTTCTAAGTCGAAAACGAACACCACCATACGCCCGAACACGAACCATTCGCCAGCTGCGTCTATCGACTTCGGCGCAAACGTTCAACGCCTGACTGATGGAATGCCCTGGACATGTTCTTGTAACAAGTTTCCGCGGCCGCGATCGGATCGTAGCCTGGCTTGCCTGATACCATCCCACTGACTTCGCAATTGATGTCGCCGCGGTATCCGCCGGCATGGAACTGTCGAATCAATGCGGGGAAATCGATCGCGTCGGACTCACCGGGCAAGCGAAACACAACCCGGTCTCCTTCCTGCACAGCATCTTTCACCGCAATGTGTGCCGTGTGTGGCAGCGCGACGCGGATCGTTTCGTCCATCGGCAGGTCGCGGTACGCATAGTGACTGTAGTCATACACCATCCGCAAACGACTCGGCTTGCCTAGTTGCTCGATCAACCAGACGGCCTCGCTGGGTTTTGAAACGACTCCGCCGCGATGCGGTTTGATCGCGATCACTACCTCCGCCGCATCTGCCAAACGAACCCACTGGCCCAGCCGATCTCGCAGTTGGTTCTTCACTGTTTCAAACTCGCCGCCGCCCAGTACCGTTTGAATCAAGGGTGGAGCGTCAGGGGACAAATCATGGGCGACTTGCCCGGCTAGCTTCAGTCGCTCGACAGCAATTTCTTGCGACTTCGCATCCGTCGGATAA from Stieleria varia carries:
- a CDS encoding glycoside hydrolase family 32 protein yields the protein MKSTLLLFATIAVLACSALSNRCDAQEDILFDDFESGTYAKWTITGEAFGDEPASGALPGQMSVSGFRGSRLINTFYEGDSTVGTATSIEFRLERSHLAFLIGGGRHKDQVGMELLIDGQSVRSVTGPESEQLEWTSWDVSEFAGQNVRLRIFDRATGGWGHINVDQIIQTDSPPERFDLEYRLAEYRKSNEYLNEPLRPQFHFSPEINWMNDPNGLVFHDGEYHLFFQYNPAGNSWGHMSWGHAVSRDLVHWQHLPLAIPESDGIMAFSGCCVVDHKNTSGLGIGDKPPMVAIYTGHGHGKQVQEIAFSNDNGRTWTKYEGNPVLDLNESDFRDPKVFWHEPTKRWIMVVSLANQKVLIFYASSDLKHWQELSRFGPAGFPSKPNWECPDLFELPVEGTDGKKLWVLEADMGSGSVAGGSGGEYFVGHFDGVSFHPIQDAQWVDYGRDFYAPVSWSDIPDQDGRRIWIGWFNNWETCLIPTFPWRSCMSVPRVLSLRSLQGSNESSPQRYVLVQRPVDELTKLRMKSITLPTTGAAWPPKTVTQVNEVPTMCFELESTLVVGTARSCGFRIRTGSDEYAEVGYDSETQSVYVDRRHSGNVSFHPAFAGRHDAPTRVVDGQVRLHVLVDRSCIEVFINDGEAVISDRIFPTSQQPSIEVFAGDATASVSDTKVHLLDSIWKQQP
- a CDS encoding sugar phosphate isomerase/epimerase family protein, which produces MAEREPIADKTVDQNRLSRRAMIGTGVAFGVLASGNTIAAVAETDASCTLGFSTYGMKSLTSEQAIAELDRIGYDAVELAVRTDYDADSAMLSQERRKALRMQLADSHLKLTSLMEHVYPTDAKSQEIAVERLKLAGQVAHDLSPDAPPLIQTVLGGGEFETVKNQLRDRLGQWVRLADAAEVVIAIKPHRGGVVSKPSEAVWLIEQLGKPSRLRMVYDYSHYAYRDLPMDETIRVALPHTAHIAVKDAVQEGDRVVFRLPGESDAIDFPALIRQFHAGGYRGDINCEVSGMVSGKPGYDPIAAAETCYKNMSRAFHQSGVERLRRSR